The following DNA comes from Amycolatopsis solani.
CGGTCAGTGCGTGCTCACCGAGCCCGCGCTGTTCGACCAGAGCGAGGACGACGGCACGGTCATCGTGCTGAACGAGACGCCGGAGGGCGAACTGGTCGAGAAGGCCCGCGAAGCGGTGCACGTGTGCCCCAGCCAGGCCCTCTCGCTGCAGGAGTAGCGCTGCCGCGGCCGGTCGTGAGTGTTTAGTCGGGTTAGAACCCGACTAAACACTCACGACAACTTGTCCACAGGGGTCTGGAACCATCCACAGATTTGTCGAGCACCTCCTACGAGGCCGCCGGCGCTGCCATGGTCGTGGCATGCCCCTTCACACGCGGTGGTCCGTCGATCACCTTTCGGACGCAGCCAGACCGAGCTG
Coding sequences within:
- a CDS encoding ferredoxin, with protein sequence MKIIADTGKCVGAGQCVLTEPALFDQSEDDGTVIVLNETPEGELVEKAREAVHVCPSQALSLQE